From one Streptomyces mobaraensis genomic stretch:
- a CDS encoding UDP-N-acetylmuramoyl-tripeptide--D-alanyl-D-alanine ligase, which produces MIPLSLAEITALVGGRQHDIPDPDALATGPVVYDSREVVPGGLFAAFAGEHVDGHDYAGRAIEAGAVAVLATRPVGVPAIVVPDVVAALGALARAVVERLGATVVGLTGSAGKTSTKDLIGQLLGRLGPTVCPAGNLNNEIGLPVTALRATEETRHLVLEMGARGVGHIRYLAELTPPRIGLVLNVGTAHIGEFGGRERIALAKGELVEALPAAAEGGVAVLNADDPLVRAMTARTKARTVLFGEAADADVRAADVRLTPDGRPAFTLHTPTGCAEVTMRLYGEHHVSNALAAAAVAHELGMPVQEIASALSEAGQLSRWRMEVTERADGVTIVNDAYNANPESMKAALRALAAMGETARARGGRTWAVLGQMAELGEESLAEHDAVGRLAVRLNVSKLVAVGDREAAWLCMGAYNEGSWGEESVHVSDVRAAVDLLRSELRPGDVVLVKGSRSVGLERVAEQLLAGEGEVTGR; this is translated from the coding sequence GTGATCCCCCTGTCCCTCGCCGAGATCACCGCCCTCGTCGGCGGGCGGCAGCACGACATACCGGACCCGGACGCCCTGGCTACCGGCCCGGTCGTCTACGACTCCCGTGAGGTCGTCCCCGGCGGCCTGTTCGCGGCCTTCGCCGGGGAGCACGTCGACGGCCACGACTACGCCGGACGCGCCATCGAGGCGGGGGCGGTCGCCGTACTGGCCACCCGGCCCGTCGGCGTACCCGCCATCGTCGTCCCGGACGTCGTCGCAGCCCTCGGGGCCCTGGCCCGCGCCGTCGTGGAGCGCCTGGGCGCCACCGTGGTCGGACTGACCGGCTCCGCCGGGAAGACCAGCACCAAGGACCTGATCGGGCAGCTGCTGGGCCGCCTGGGACCGACGGTGTGCCCGGCCGGCAACCTCAACAACGAGATCGGCCTCCCGGTGACCGCCCTGCGCGCCACCGAGGAGACCCGCCACCTCGTCCTGGAGATGGGCGCCCGCGGCGTCGGCCACATCCGCTACCTCGCCGAGCTCACCCCGCCGCGCATCGGCCTCGTGCTCAACGTCGGCACCGCGCACATCGGCGAGTTCGGCGGCCGGGAGCGGATCGCGCTGGCCAAGGGCGAGCTGGTCGAGGCGCTGCCGGCGGCGGCCGAGGGCGGCGTCGCCGTGCTCAACGCCGACGACCCGCTGGTCCGCGCCATGACCGCGCGCACCAAGGCCCGTACGGTGCTGTTCGGCGAGGCCGCCGACGCCGACGTACGGGCGGCGGACGTCCGCCTCACCCCGGACGGCCGGCCCGCCTTCACGCTGCACACCCCCACCGGGTGCGCCGAGGTGACCATGCGGCTGTACGGTGAGCACCACGTGTCGAACGCGCTCGCCGCCGCCGCCGTCGCCCACGAGCTGGGCATGCCCGTGCAGGAGATCGCCTCCGCGCTCTCCGAGGCGGGCCAGCTCTCCCGCTGGCGGATGGAGGTCACCGAGCGCGCGGACGGCGTGACGATCGTCAACGACGCCTACAACGCGAACCCCGAGTCCATGAAGGCCGCGCTCCGCGCGCTGGCCGCCATGGGCGAGACCGCCAGGGCGCGGGGGGGCCGCACGTGGGCGGTGCTCGGCCAAATGGCGGAGCTCGGCGAGGAGTCGCTCGCCGAGCACGACGCGGTCGGACGGCTGGCCGTCCGGCTCAACGTCAGCAAGCTCGTGGCAGTCGGGGACAGGGAAGCGGCCTGGCTGTGCATGGGCGCCTACAACGAGGGTTCGTGGGGTGAGGAGTCGGTGCACGTGTCCGACGTGCGGGCGGCGGTCGACCTGCTGCGCAGCGAGCTGCGTCCGGGGGACGTCGTCCTGGTGAAGGGGTCCCGCTCGGTCGGGCTGGAGCGGGTCGCGGAACAGCTGCTCGCGGGTGAGGGCGAGGTCACCGGTCGATGA
- the rsmH gene encoding 16S rRNA (cytosine(1402)-N(4))-methyltransferase RsmH has translation MSSNARHVPVMLQRCLDMLAPALTEPGAVVVDCTLGAGGHSEALLTAFPEARLVALDRDPTALALAGGRLAPFGDRATLVQAVYHELPEVLERLGIPRVQGVLFDLGVSSMQLDEADRGFAYAQDAPLDMRMDQTKGISAAEVLNTYPPGELVRILRAYGEEKQARRIVEAVVREREKEPFTRSARLVELIRDALPQAAKRTGGNPAKRTFQALRIEVNGELASVERAIPAAVKALAVGGRIAVLSYQSLEDRIVKQVFAAGAATTAPPGLPVVPERYQPRLKLLTRGAELPTEEEVAENRRAAPARLRGAERVREDVTDAP, from the coding sequence ATGAGCAGCAACGCGCGTCACGTCCCCGTCATGCTCCAGCGCTGCCTGGACATGCTCGCCCCCGCTCTCACGGAGCCCGGTGCCGTCGTCGTCGACTGCACGCTGGGCGCCGGGGGGCACAGCGAGGCGCTGCTCACCGCCTTCCCGGAGGCCCGGCTCGTCGCCCTCGACCGCGACCCCACCGCCCTCGCCCTGGCCGGCGGCCGGCTGGCCCCCTTCGGCGACCGCGCCACCCTCGTCCAGGCCGTCTACCACGAGCTCCCCGAGGTGCTGGAGCGGCTGGGCATCCCGCGCGTCCAGGGCGTCCTGTTCGACCTCGGCGTCTCGTCCATGCAGCTCGACGAGGCCGACCGCGGCTTCGCCTACGCGCAGGACGCGCCGCTCGACATGCGCATGGACCAGACGAAGGGCATCAGCGCCGCCGAGGTCCTCAACACCTACCCGCCCGGCGAACTCGTCCGCATCCTGCGGGCGTACGGCGAGGAGAAGCAGGCCCGGCGGATCGTCGAGGCGGTCGTCCGGGAGCGCGAGAAGGAGCCCTTCACGCGCAGCGCCCGGCTGGTCGAGCTGATCCGCGACGCGCTGCCGCAGGCCGCCAAGCGCACCGGCGGCAATCCCGCGAAGCGCACCTTCCAGGCGCTGCGCATCGAGGTCAACGGCGAACTGGCCAGCGTCGAACGGGCCATTCCGGCCGCGGTCAAGGCGCTCGCGGTGGGCGGCCGGATCGCGGTGCTGTCCTACCAGTCGCTGGAGGACCGCATCGTCAAGCAGGTCTTCGCGGCGGGCGCCGCCACCACCGCGCCCCCCGGCCTGCCGGTGGTCCCCGAGCGCTACCAGCCGCGGCTGAAGCTGCTCACCCGCGGCGCCGAACTGCCCACCGAGGAGGAGGTCGCCGAGAACCGGCGGGCCGCCCCCGCCCGGCTGCGCGGAGCGGAGCGCGTCCGCGAGGACGTGACGGACGCGCCATGA
- a CDS encoding peptidoglycan D,D-transpeptidase FtsI family protein: MTAPRQQPRRPVPGPARPAARPARPRVGARPLRLGNPRPRLRLIGLGLTLVLLVFTVRLLQVQAVDADAYAARANVNRYIPVTLAAERGAITDRNGVDLATTVDAYDITAAPDLLTPERTGLKNAAHKAAELLAPVLGGPVDEVEEKLTANPASKYVVLARQQPPQVWDRIRELKQGKAARVRGTHGALNLLTGVNREAHSKRVYPNGDLAAGILGFVNADGKGGGGLEAQLNTALAGKDGKRVYAQSGGRQVPTGDLKEQAAVPGSDVELTIDRDIQWAAQSAIAAQVRASAADRGYVVVQDSRSGEILAMANAPGYNPNDLAHADRAALGNAALQDAYEPGSVNKVMTMAAVLEEGVATPGTRVEVPNRLPRADRAFADDIDHATWHLTLNGVLAKSSNIGTILASEQLGKTPEESGAVLYSYLRKFGLGQPTGLGFPGETPGILAPAREWSASQRYTVPFGQGLSLNAVQAASVYSTIAGGGERVRPTLVRGTKGPDGRYLPAPAPPRTRVVSEKTAKQLSEMLESVVDDRDGTGTKAKIPGYRVAGKTGTSNRVDPRTGRYHGYTASFAGFAPADQPRVTVYCAIQNPTRGSYFGGQICGPVFQQVMSFALKTLQVPPSGSGPPRLPVEY; encoded by the coding sequence GTGACGGCGCCCAGGCAGCAGCCCCGCCGCCCGGTTCCCGGGCCCGCCCGCCCCGCGGCCCGCCCGGCGCGCCCCCGCGTCGGCGCCCGCCCGCTCCGCCTGGGCAATCCGCGGCCCCGGCTCCGGCTGATCGGCCTCGGCCTCACCCTGGTGCTGCTGGTGTTCACCGTGCGGCTGCTCCAGGTGCAGGCCGTCGACGCCGACGCCTACGCCGCCCGCGCCAACGTCAACCGCTACATCCCCGTCACCCTGGCCGCCGAGCGCGGTGCCATCACCGACCGCAACGGCGTGGACCTGGCCACCACCGTCGACGCCTACGACATCACCGCCGCCCCCGACCTGCTCACCCCCGAGCGCACCGGCCTCAAGAACGCCGCCCACAAGGCCGCCGAGCTGCTGGCCCCGGTCCTGGGCGGGCCCGTCGACGAGGTAGAGGAGAAGCTCACCGCCAACCCGGCCTCCAAGTACGTGGTCCTGGCCCGGCAGCAGCCGCCCCAGGTCTGGGACCGCATCCGGGAGCTCAAGCAGGGCAAGGCCGCCCGCGTCCGCGGCACGCACGGCGCCCTGAACCTGCTCACCGGCGTCAACCGCGAGGCGCACAGCAAGCGCGTGTACCCCAACGGCGACCTCGCCGCCGGGATACTGGGCTTCGTCAACGCCGACGGCAAGGGCGGCGGCGGGCTGGAGGCCCAGCTCAACACCGCGCTCGCGGGCAAGGACGGCAAGCGGGTCTACGCCCAGTCCGGCGGCCGGCAGGTGCCCACCGGCGACCTCAAGGAGCAGGCCGCCGTCCCCGGCTCGGACGTCGAGCTGACCATCGACCGGGACATCCAGTGGGCCGCCCAGAGTGCCATCGCCGCCCAGGTCCGCGCGTCCGCCGCCGACCGCGGCTACGTCGTCGTCCAGGACTCCCGCAGCGGCGAGATCCTGGCCATGGCCAACGCCCCCGGCTACAACCCCAACGACCTCGCCCACGCCGACCGCGCCGCGCTGGGCAACGCCGCGCTCCAGGACGCCTACGAGCCCGGCAGCGTCAACAAGGTGATGACGATGGCGGCCGTGCTGGAGGAGGGCGTCGCCACCCCCGGCACCCGGGTGGAGGTCCCCAACCGGCTGCCGCGCGCCGACCGGGCGTTCGCCGACGACATCGACCACGCCACCTGGCACCTCACCCTCAACGGGGTGCTCGCCAAGTCCAGCAACATCGGCACCATCCTGGCCAGCGAGCAGCTCGGCAAGACCCCCGAGGAGTCGGGCGCGGTCCTCTACTCGTACCTGCGCAAGTTCGGCCTCGGGCAGCCCACCGGCCTGGGCTTCCCGGGCGAGACGCCGGGCATCCTGGCCCCGGCGCGGGAGTGGAGCGCCTCCCAGCGCTACACCGTCCCGTTCGGCCAGGGCCTGTCCCTCAACGCCGTCCAGGCCGCCTCCGTCTACTCGACGATCGCCGGCGGCGGCGAACGCGTCCGGCCGACACTGGTGCGCGGCACCAAGGGCCCCGACGGGCGCTACCTCCCCGCGCCCGCCCCGCCCCGCACCCGGGTGGTCAGCGAGAAGACCGCCAAGCAGCTGTCGGAGATGCTGGAGTCGGTCGTCGACGACCGGGACGGCACCGGGACCAAGGCGAAGATCCCCGGCTACCGGGTGGCCGGCAAGACCGGCACGTCCAACCGGGTGGATCCGCGCACCGGCCGCTACCACGGCTACACCGCCTCCTTCGCCGGCTTCGCCCCCGCCGACCAGCCCCGCGTCACCGTCTACTGCGCCATCCAGAACCCCACCCGGGGCAGCTACTTCGGCGGCCAGATCTGCGGACCGGTGTTCCAACAGGTCATGTCCTTCGCGCTGAAGACGCTCCAGGTGCCGCCCTCCGGCAGCGGGCCGCCCCGGCTGCCCGTGGAGTACTGA
- a CDS encoding DUF58 domain-containing protein, giving the protein MTDHPYPPGEPAADGDGGLRAAFGGLTTRGRSFLAAGAAAVVCSYVLGQEGLLRVGLLLAVLPVVCVLVLHRTRHRITGDRTLSPARVTAGQEAQVRLRVANVARVPTGVLLVEDQVPWVLGPHPRFTLDRMRPGGHREVAYRVRADLRGRYPLGPLRLRLTDPFGMCEVSRGFGTHAMLTAVPYCEPLPPLRMSGDAAGRGDGSLRTLALAGDDDIIPRAYRHGDDVRRIHWRATARTGELMVRREEQQRRAQATVLLDTRGVAFAGAGPGAPFERAVAAAASVAVHLLQLGFTVRLLTDTGAWLSGPDGVGGRAGGALDPADAAGTLLDALAVVDHSEAVGLSAAQEALRGDTGGLLVAFLGGLSPQEAARVAGLRRRGTTALAFLLDPVAWPGAPLGHPNAFVPLHTLHAAGWTALAMTPHLPFPALWQLAGTPAGRGVPAPGPTGAPGYGGPGGWA; this is encoded by the coding sequence GTGACGGACCACCCGTACCCCCCGGGCGAACCGGCCGCCGACGGCGACGGCGGACTGCGGGCGGCGTTCGGGGGGCTGACCACGCGCGGCCGGTCCTTCCTGGCCGCCGGGGCCGCCGCCGTCGTCTGCTCCTACGTCCTGGGCCAGGAGGGGCTGCTGCGGGTGGGGCTGCTGCTGGCCGTCCTGCCGGTGGTGTGCGTCCTGGTGCTGCACCGCACCCGGCACCGGATCACCGGCGACCGTACGCTCTCCCCCGCCCGGGTGACCGCCGGGCAGGAGGCACAGGTGCGGCTGCGCGTCGCCAACGTCGCCCGCGTCCCCACCGGCGTGCTGCTGGTCGAGGACCAGGTGCCCTGGGTGCTCGGCCCGCACCCGCGGTTCACCCTGGACCGGATGCGGCCGGGCGGCCACCGCGAGGTGGCCTACCGGGTCCGGGCCGACCTGCGCGGCCGCTACCCGCTGGGGCCGCTGCGGCTGCGGCTGACCGACCCGTTCGGCATGTGCGAGGTCAGCCGTGGCTTCGGCACCCACGCGATGCTCACGGCCGTCCCCTACTGCGAGCCGCTGCCGCCGCTGCGGATGTCCGGCGACGCGGCCGGGCGCGGCGACGGCAGCCTGCGCACCCTCGCCCTCGCCGGCGACGACGACATCATTCCGCGCGCCTACCGGCACGGCGACGACGTACGCCGGATCCACTGGCGGGCCACCGCCAGGACCGGCGAGCTCATGGTCCGCCGGGAGGAGCAGCAGCGGCGGGCCCAGGCCACCGTGCTGCTCGACACCCGGGGCGTCGCCTTCGCCGGGGCCGGGCCGGGCGCGCCCTTCGAACGGGCGGTGGCGGCGGCCGCGTCCGTCGCCGTCCACCTGCTCCAACTCGGCTTCACCGTACGGCTGCTGACCGACACCGGCGCCTGGCTCTCCGGCCCCGACGGCGTCGGCGGACGGGCCGGCGGGGCCCTCGACCCGGCGGACGCGGCCGGGACACTGCTGGACGCGCTCGCGGTCGTCGACCACTCCGAGGCCGTCGGGCTGTCCGCCGCCCAGGAGGCGCTGCGCGGCGACACCGGGGGGCTGCTCGTGGCGTTCCTCGGCGGGCTGAGCCCGCAGGAGGCCGCGCGCGTCGCCGGCCTGCGGCGGCGCGGCACCACGGCGCTCGCGTTCCTCCTCGACCCGGTCGCCTGGCCGGGCGCCCCCCTGGGCCACCCGAACGCCTTTGTCCCGCTCCACACCCTCCACGCCGCCGGCTGGACGGCCCTCGCCATGACCCCGCACCTCCCGTTCCCCGCCCTGTGGCAGCTCGCGGGGACACCGGCGGGGCGGGGCGTGCCCGCGCCGGGGCCCACGGGCGCTCCCGGGTACGGGGGGCCGGGAGGATGGGCGTGA
- the mraY gene encoding phospho-N-acetylmuramoyl-pentapeptide-transferase codes for MNQILVAGVVGLFLTLIGTPLLIKFLARKGYGQFIRDDGPRGHAGKKGTPTMGGIAFILATLVAYAVTKVATSSKPTTSGLLVLFLTAGMGLVGFLDDYIKIVKQRSLGLRAKAKMAGQLIVGIAFAVLALQFADTRGQTPASTRLSFTQDFGWALGPVIFVVWALFMILAMSNGVNLTDGLDGLATGASVMVFGAYVFIGTWQHGQSCGNPLTAGAACYEVRDPLDLAVVASALMGSCFGFLWWNTSPAKIFMGDTGSLALGGALAGLAICSRTELLIAVLGGLFVLITMSVVIQVGSFRLTGKRVFRMAPLQHHFELKGWSEVLVVVRFWIIQGLCVAVGLGIFYAGWLAIK; via the coding sequence ATGAACCAGATCCTTGTCGCGGGAGTCGTCGGACTCTTCCTGACGCTGATCGGCACCCCGCTGCTGATCAAGTTCCTCGCCCGCAAGGGCTACGGCCAGTTCATCCGGGACGACGGCCCGCGCGGCCACGCCGGGAAGAAGGGCACGCCCACCATGGGTGGCATCGCCTTCATCCTGGCGACCCTGGTCGCGTACGCCGTCACCAAGGTGGCGACCAGCAGCAAGCCGACCACCTCCGGTCTGCTGGTGCTGTTCCTGACCGCGGGCATGGGCCTGGTCGGCTTCCTCGACGACTACATCAAGATCGTCAAGCAGCGCAGCCTCGGTCTGCGGGCCAAGGCCAAGATGGCCGGCCAGCTGATCGTCGGCATCGCCTTCGCGGTGCTGGCCCTGCAGTTCGCGGACACCCGCGGCCAGACCCCGGCCTCGACCCGGCTGTCGTTCACCCAGGACTTCGGCTGGGCGCTGGGCCCGGTGATCTTCGTGGTCTGGGCGCTGTTCATGATCCTCGCGATGTCGAACGGCGTGAACCTCACCGACGGCCTCGACGGCCTCGCCACCGGCGCCTCGGTGATGGTCTTCGGCGCGTACGTGTTCATCGGCACCTGGCAGCACGGCCAGTCCTGCGGCAACCCGCTGACCGCGGGCGCCGCCTGTTACGAGGTCAGAGACCCCCTCGACTTGGCCGTCGTGGCCTCCGCCCTGATGGGCTCGTGCTTCGGCTTCCTCTGGTGGAACACCTCGCCCGCCAAGATCTTCATGGGCGATACCGGCTCGCTCGCCCTCGGCGGCGCGCTCGCGGGACTGGCCATCTGCTCCCGCACCGAGCTCCTCATCGCGGTCCTCGGCGGTCTGTTCGTCCTCATCACCATGTCCGTGGTGATCCAGGTCGGCTCGTTCCGCCTCACCGGGAAGCGCGTCTTCCGGATGGCCCCGCTCCAGCACCACTTCGAACTCAAGGGGTGGAGCGAAGTCCTGGTGGTGGTCCGCTTCTGGATCATCCAGGGCCTGTGCGTGGCCGTCGGCCTCGGAATCTTCTACGCGGGATGGCTGGCCATCAAGTGA
- a CDS encoding FtsB family cell division protein: protein MTATARTRGTAGGSRLGRLLPVGTGGARRTPFVLLVVVLLGSGLIGLLLLNSALNQGSFELSRLQRKTTELTDRQQALQQEVDQLAAPDALERRARELGMVPGGSPAFLNPDGTVSGVPAPAPEAGAAPGDGGPDPAAYRPPAPAPVPAPVPSPVPAPGPPAAEPAPSPAPAAPSAPSAPSLPGLPGR from the coding sequence ATGACGGCCACCGCGCGCACCCGGGGCACCGCCGGCGGAAGCCGGCTCGGCCGACTGCTGCCGGTCGGGACCGGCGGCGCGCGGCGCACCCCCTTCGTGCTGCTGGTCGTGGTGCTGCTCGGCTCCGGGCTGATCGGCCTGCTGCTGCTCAACTCGGCGCTCAACCAGGGCTCGTTCGAGCTCAGCAGGCTCCAGCGGAAGACCACCGAGCTGACCGACCGGCAGCAGGCCCTCCAGCAGGAGGTCGACCAGCTCGCCGCCCCCGACGCGCTGGAGCGCCGGGCCCGGGAGCTGGGCATGGTCCCCGGCGGCAGCCCCGCCTTCCTCAACCCCGACGGGACGGTCAGCGGCGTGCCCGCCCCCGCGCCCGAGGCGGGCGCGGCCCCCGGCGACGGCGGGCCGGACCCGGCCGCGTACCGGCCGCCGGCGCCCGCGCCGGTACCCGCGCCCGTACCGTCCCCCGTGCCGGCCCCGGGGCCTCCGGCGGCCGAACCGGCGCCCTCGCCGGCACCTGCGGCACCCTCAGCACCCTCAGCACCCTCCCTCCCCGGACTTCCAGGCAGGTGA
- a CDS encoding AAA family ATPase, with translation MTTFDERAGLSDLTSTAERVRASVEAVIEGKPEVVRTALTVLLAEGHLLIEDVPGVGKTMLAKALARSIDCSVRRIQFTPDLLPSDITGVSVFDQERREFEFRPGAIFAQIVIGDEINRASPKTQSALLESMEERQVTADGVTHELPSPFMVVATQNPVEMEGTYPLPEAQRDRFMARVSMGYPSPEAELRMLDLHGGTSPLDDLQPAAHAHDIVKLVEAVRAVHVAESVRRYAVDLVNGTRHHPELRLGASPRGTLHLLRAAKATAALAGRDYTLPDDVRAVAVAVLAHRLLPTAQAQLSRRTPEQIVLDILRLTPVPVPEQAAPRPPEARRP, from the coding sequence GTGACGACCTTTGACGAACGAGCGGGCCTGAGCGATCTGACGAGTACGGCGGAGCGGGTGCGCGCCTCCGTCGAGGCCGTGATCGAGGGCAAGCCGGAGGTCGTCAGGACCGCGCTGACCGTGCTGCTGGCCGAGGGCCACCTGCTGATCGAGGACGTGCCGGGGGTGGGCAAGACCATGCTCGCCAAGGCGCTGGCCCGCTCGATCGACTGCTCGGTGCGGCGCATCCAGTTCACGCCGGACCTGCTGCCGTCCGACATCACCGGCGTCAGCGTCTTCGACCAGGAGCGGCGGGAGTTCGAGTTCAGACCCGGGGCCATCTTCGCGCAGATCGTCATCGGCGACGAGATCAACCGCGCCTCCCCGAAGACCCAGTCCGCGCTGCTGGAGTCGATGGAGGAGCGCCAGGTAACGGCCGACGGCGTGACCCACGAACTGCCCAGCCCCTTCATGGTGGTGGCCACCCAGAACCCGGTCGAGATGGAGGGCACCTACCCGCTGCCGGAGGCGCAGCGCGACCGGTTCATGGCCCGGGTCTCCATGGGCTACCCCAGCCCGGAGGCCGAACTGCGGATGCTGGACCTGCACGGCGGCACCTCCCCGCTGGACGACCTCCAGCCGGCCGCGCACGCCCACGACATCGTCAAGCTGGTCGAGGCCGTCCGGGCCGTGCACGTCGCCGAGTCGGTGCGGCGGTACGCGGTCGACCTGGTCAACGGCACCCGGCACCACCCCGAGCTGCGGCTCGGCGCGTCGCCGCGCGGCACCCTGCACCTGCTGCGCGCCGCCAAGGCCACGGCGGCGCTGGCCGGCCGCGACTACACGCTGCCCGACGACGTCCGGGCGGTGGCCGTCGCGGTGCTGGCGCACCGGCTGCTGCCGACCGCGCAGGCGCAGCTGAGCCGGCGCACCCCGGAGCAGATCGTCCTGGACATCCTGCGGCTCACCCCCGTCCCCGTCCCGGAGCAGGCCGCGCCGCGGCCCCCGGAGGCGCGACGGCCGTGA
- a CDS encoding UDP-N-acetylmuramoyl-L-alanyl-D-glutamate--2,6-diaminopimelate ligase: MTHGTSEPGNRGPARPSLRDGPGAPGTLTAVPHADQSPATTPEPTAPGAPRPTRVRPVPLTELAGQLGVRAPEGAGAAVTGITHDSRAVRPGDLYAALPGARFHGAAFSEQAAKLGAAAVLTDPAGAERAAATGLPVLVVDDPRGRMGALAAAVYGEPGRDLLRIGITGTSGKTTTAYLIEGGLRAWERSRATGDRPAALTGLIGTVESRIGDERVKSERTTPEATDLQALFAVMREKGVHSVAMEVSSHALVLGRVDGCVFDVAVFNNLSPEHMEFHSDMEDYFRAKAELFTKERSRIGVVNVDDAYGRRLAGGESEVPVVTFSAAGSPDADWRAVDVESGLFDSTFTIEGPDGVSVPGRSPLAGPFNVANALAAVVALVAAGADPRTAADGVAAVAGVPGRLERVDAGQGYLAVVDYAHKTDAVESVLRALRKVTPGRIHAVLGCGGDRDTTKRAPMGAALARLADTAVLTSDNPRSEDPLAILATMLAGAAEVPAAERGAVLLLEDRAAAIAAAVARAEPGDTVLVLGKGHEQGQDIAGVVRPFDDRQVLREAIERGAGTHAVTKHRNDQG; encoded by the coding sequence GTGACGCACGGCACGTCGGAACCGGGGAACCGCGGCCCGGCGCGCCCCTCGCTTCGCGACGGGCCGGGTGCGCCCGGTACGCTCACCGCCGTGCCCCACGCTGATCAGTCCCCAGCCACCACCCCGGAACCCACCGCTCCGGGAGCGCCCCGCCCCACCCGGGTCCGGCCGGTGCCGCTCACCGAGCTCGCCGGTCAGCTGGGCGTCCGCGCCCCCGAGGGCGCGGGAGCCGCGGTCACCGGCATCACGCACGACTCCCGTGCCGTCCGCCCCGGCGACCTCTACGCGGCCCTGCCCGGCGCCCGGTTCCACGGCGCCGCCTTCAGCGAGCAGGCGGCGAAGCTCGGCGCCGCGGCCGTGCTGACCGACCCGGCGGGCGCCGAGCGCGCCGCCGCCACCGGCCTGCCGGTCCTGGTCGTCGACGACCCGCGCGGCCGGATGGGCGCCCTCGCGGCCGCCGTCTACGGCGAGCCCGGCCGGGACCTGCTGCGCATCGGCATCACGGGCACCTCCGGCAAGACCACCACCGCCTACCTCATCGAGGGCGGCCTGCGCGCCTGGGAGCGCTCCCGCGCCACCGGCGACCGCCCGGCGGCCCTCACCGGCCTGATCGGCACCGTCGAGTCCCGCATCGGCGACGAGCGCGTGAAGTCCGAGCGCACCACCCCCGAGGCCACCGACCTCCAGGCCCTGTTCGCCGTGATGCGCGAGAAGGGCGTCCACTCGGTGGCCATGGAGGTCTCCAGCCACGCGCTGGTGCTCGGCCGGGTCGACGGCTGCGTCTTCGACGTCGCCGTCTTCAACAACCTCAGCCCGGAGCACATGGAGTTCCACTCCGACATGGAGGACTACTTCCGGGCCAAAGCCGAGCTCTTCACCAAGGAGCGCAGCCGGATCGGCGTGGTCAACGTCGACGACGCGTACGGCCGCCGGCTCGCCGGGGGCGAGTCCGAGGTCCCCGTCGTCACCTTCTCCGCCGCGGGCAGCCCGGACGCCGACTGGCGCGCGGTGGACGTCGAGAGCGGCCTGTTCGACTCCACGTTCACCATCGAGGGCCCCGACGGCGTCTCCGTCCCCGGCCGTTCGCCGCTCGCCGGCCCGTTCAACGTCGCCAACGCGCTCGCCGCCGTCGTGGCGCTGGTCGCCGCCGGCGCCGACCCGCGGACCGCCGCGGACGGCGTCGCCGCCGTCGCCGGCGTCCCCGGCCGGCTGGAGCGTGTCGACGCCGGGCAGGGCTACCTCGCCGTCGTCGACTACGCCCACAAGACGGACGCCGTCGAATCGGTTCTCCGCGCCCTGCGCAAGGTCACCCCCGGCCGCATCCACGCCGTCCTCGGCTGCGGCGGCGACCGGGACACCACCAAGCGCGCTCCTATGGGCGCCGCGCTGGCCCGGCTCGCCGACACCGCCGTCCTGACCTCCGACAACCCCCGCTCCGAGGATCCCCTCGCGATCCTCGCCACCATGCTCGCGGGCGCCGCCGAGGTGCCCGCCGCCGAGCGCGGCGCCGTCCTCCTCCTGGAGGACCGCGCCGCCGCCATCGCCGCCGCCGTCGCCCGCGCCGAGCCCGGAGACACCGTCCTCGTCCTGGGCAAGGGCCACGAGCAGGGCCAGGACATCGCCGGAGTGGTACGCCCCTTCGACGACCGCCAGGTGCTGCGCGAGGCCATCGAGCGCGGCGCCGGTACCCACGCGGTCACCAAGCACCGGAACGACCAGGGATGA
- a CDS encoding beta-class carbonic anhydrase, protein MSISASPPPSTSGADGGHSTVTDRLVAANARYAAEFTDPGMDARPVLKVAVVACMDARIDLHAALGLELGDCHTIRNAGGVVTDDIIRSLTISQRALGTRSVVLIHHTGCGLLNLTEDFRHEIEEEVGQRPPWAVEAFRDLDQDVRQSMQRVRTSPFLPHKDDVRGFVFDVTTGLLREIDPRP, encoded by the coding sequence ATGTCGATATCCGCGTCTCCGCCCCCCAGCACCTCCGGCGCCGACGGCGGCCACTCCACGGTCACGGACCGTCTCGTGGCGGCCAACGCGCGCTACGCCGCCGAGTTCACCGATCCGGGCATGGACGCCCGGCCGGTCCTCAAGGTCGCGGTCGTCGCCTGCATGGACGCCCGCATCGACCTGCACGCCGCGCTCGGCCTGGAGCTCGGCGACTGCCACACCATCCGCAACGCCGGCGGTGTCGTCACCGACGACATCATCCGGTCCCTGACCATCAGCCAGCGCGCGCTGGGTACCCGTTCGGTGGTCCTCATCCACCACACGGGCTGCGGCCTGCTGAACCTGACGGAGGATTTCCGGCACGAGATCGAGGAGGAGGTCGGACAGCGGCCGCCGTGGGCGGTGGAGGCGTTCCGCGATCTGGACCAGGACGTCCGGCAGTCCATGCAGCGGGTGCGCACCTCCCCGTTCCTGCCGCACAAGGACGACGTCCGCGGGTTCGTCTTCGACGTGACCACCGGGCTGCTGCGGGAGATCGACCCGCGGCCCTGA